A single genomic interval of Musa acuminata AAA Group cultivar baxijiao chromosome BXJ3-4, Cavendish_Baxijiao_AAA, whole genome shotgun sequence harbors:
- the LOC135635416 gene encoding NAC domain-containing protein 68-like yields the protein MGRKRDAEAELNLPPGFRFHPTDEELVVHYLCRKMACLCLPAPIIVDIDLYKHNPWELPDKASFGQREWYFFTPRNRKYLNGSRPNRAAGKGYWKATGADKPISAKGSERTLGIKKALVFYTGKAPRGVKTDWIMHEYRLADASRSSNKGSLRLDDWVLCRLYNKKNTWEKMQQQQETSSGETMGSVGETGSDSLRTPEFDVEHKVGLPYFDDLGYPSQAAARMQASSNSKTTAGIQMAEESQKEDNEWFMDLKLDDLQSSYMNVRSMQMMDATNQDFVPPVPRPNHTDMLPF from the exons ATGGGGAGGAAAAGAGACGCGGAAGCGGAGCTCAACCTGCCACCGGGGTTCCGCTTCCACCCCACGGACGAAGAGCTCGTCGTGCACTACCTCTGCCGGAAGATGGCCTGCCTGTGCCTACCCGCACCCATCATCGTCGACATCGATCTCTACAAGCACAACCCCTGGGAGCTACCAG ATAAGGCATCGTTTGGGCAGAGAGAGTGGTACTTCTTCACTCCTCGTAACAGGAAGTACCTCAACGGCTCGAGACCCAACAGGGCCGCCGGGAAGGGATACTGGAAGGCAACTGGTGCCGATAAGCCGATCTCAGCAAAGGGCAGCGAAAGGACTTTGGGTATCAAAAAAGCTTTGGTCTTCTACACCGGCAAGGCACCAAGAGGCGTGAAGACCGATTGGATCATGCATGAGTACAGGTTGGCTGATGCAAGCCGCAGCTCCAACAAGGGAAGCCTAAGG TTGGATGACTGGGTTCTTTGCCGGCTATACAACAAGAAGAATACCTGGGAGAAGATGCAGCAACAGCAGGAGACATCCTCAGGAGAGACCATGGGTTCGGTGGGCGAGACAGGCTCAGACAGCTTGAGGACACCAGAATTCGATGTCGAGCACAAGGTTGGGCTGCCTTATTTTGATGATCTTGGCTATCCATCCCAAGCTGCTGCCAGAATGCAAGCATCGAGCAACAGCAAAACAACAGCTGGGATTCAGATGGCAGAAGAGAGTCAAAAAGAAGATAACGAATGGTTCATGGACTTGAAACTGGATGACTTGCAGAGCTCTTACATGAACGTTCGATCGATGCAAATGATGGATGCAACAAATCAAGACTTTGTACCTCCAGTGCCAAGGCCAAATCATACGGACATGCTGCCATTCTGA